In Paraburkholderia phenazinium, the following are encoded in one genomic region:
- a CDS encoding heme-binding protein — protein MLTKSVLTVAETTQILDAARAEAEKNQWAVTIAVTDDGGHLLSLLRLDGCAPVGAYIATEKARTAALGRRESKVYEDMINGGRTAFLSAPLQGTLEGGVPVIVGGQVVGAVGVSGVKADQDAQIAKAGATALNG, from the coding sequence ATGCTGACGAAATCCGTTTTGACCGTTGCCGAGACGACGCAGATTCTCGACGCTGCGCGCGCCGAGGCCGAAAAGAACCAATGGGCCGTGACAATCGCCGTGACCGACGACGGCGGCCATCTGTTGAGCCTGCTGCGTCTCGACGGCTGCGCGCCGGTCGGCGCCTACATCGCCACCGAGAAGGCCCGCACCGCGGCACTCGGCCGGCGCGAATCGAAGGTCTACGAAGACATGATCAACGGCGGCCGCACGGCCTTCCTGAGCGCCCCGCTCCAGGGCACGCTCGAAGGCGGCGTGCCGGTGATCGTCGGCGGCCAGGTGGTCGGCGCAGTGGGTGTGTCCGGCGTCAAGGCGGATCAGGATGCCCAAATCGCCAAGGCGGGTGCCACCGCCCTGAACGGTTAA
- a CDS encoding cytochrome b, with the protein MSRPSPTSSAAGAAMPSARLTYSLTLRVLHWLTALCMFVVIPLAWYMTGLDRHDPMQENWFNLHKSIGLTVLLLTLIRVVTRLSGTAPPLPAAIPAFEQTLAHIGHGLLYLILFAMPISGYINSYAGGHPVNWFWLFQVPSVVPLDKALGHLGGRVHGLLAWLTYALIAGHVLAVIYHQLIQRVDVLGRMTGRAAKR; encoded by the coding sequence ATGTCCCGTCCCTCGCCAACGTCTTCCGCCGCGGGCGCCGCCATGCCGTCGGCCCGCCTGACCTACAGCCTCACGCTGCGGGTGCTGCACTGGCTGACCGCGCTATGCATGTTCGTCGTGATTCCGCTCGCCTGGTACATGACCGGGCTCGACCGTCACGATCCCATGCAGGAAAACTGGTTCAACCTGCACAAGTCGATTGGCCTGACGGTATTGCTGCTGACGCTGATCCGCGTGGTTACGCGACTGTCGGGCACCGCGCCGCCTCTGCCCGCCGCCATCCCGGCCTTCGAGCAGACGCTCGCGCACATCGGCCACGGCCTGCTGTATCTGATCCTGTTCGCCATGCCGATCAGCGGCTATATCAACTCCTACGCGGGCGGTCATCCGGTCAACTGGTTCTGGCTGTTCCAGGTGCCCTCGGTGGTGCCGCTGGACAAGGCGCTCGGCCATCTCGGCGGGCGCGTGCATGGACTGCTCGCCTGGCTCACGTATGCATTGATCGCCGGGCACGTGCTCGCCGTGATCTACCATCAGTTGATCCAGCGCGTCGACGTGCTGGGCCGCATGACCGGCCGCGCGGCGAAGCGTTGA
- a CDS encoding MFS transporter: MSTQKAAEIAARFDRLPPSRTVWIMVILISLGGVFEFYDLFFTGYVAPGMVESGLFKPESLGFFAALQPLAVAGFGTFVFATFAGLWIGTVAFGFVADRFGRRVVFTWSLIWYMVCTIIMAFQTSGFALDIWRLVAGIGIGVELVTIDTYISELIPSGERGRAYAVNQFITFSVVPVVAFLAYALKGTQPLGLEYWRVVILIGSVGAVIVWILRRKIPESPRWLARHGRIEEAERIVADIERRVAAEKGVVLPAPQPVSPEQAGTGSYKEIFGPRYRTRTIILSIFNMAQVIGFYGFAAWVPTLLIHRGIHVTASLGYAFVIAIANPFGPLLGVWFADKLERKTQICGGLITMAVVIAVFSQASAPWLLIVLGVLFTLAANIMSYAYHGYQAELFPTRVRARAIGFVYSWSRISAAFAGLAIGILLHGYGVPGVAAFIGVSMLVGIGMILLGPSTRGLSLETISH, encoded by the coding sequence ACCCGGCATGGTCGAATCGGGGCTGTTCAAGCCTGAGTCGCTGGGCTTTTTTGCAGCGCTGCAGCCGCTCGCGGTGGCCGGCTTCGGTACCTTTGTGTTTGCCACCTTCGCGGGCCTGTGGATCGGCACGGTGGCGTTCGGCTTCGTGGCGGACCGCTTCGGGCGGCGCGTCGTGTTCACGTGGTCGCTGATCTGGTACATGGTCTGCACGATCATCATGGCCTTCCAGACCTCGGGCTTCGCGCTCGATATCTGGCGCCTTGTCGCGGGCATCGGTATCGGCGTCGAGCTGGTCACCATCGACACCTATATCTCCGAGCTGATCCCGAGCGGCGAGCGGGGCCGTGCGTATGCGGTCAACCAGTTCATCACCTTCTCGGTGGTGCCGGTCGTCGCGTTCCTTGCCTACGCGTTAAAGGGCACCCAGCCGCTCGGTCTCGAATACTGGCGGGTGGTGATCCTGATCGGCTCGGTGGGCGCGGTGATCGTCTGGATCCTGCGCCGCAAGATTCCGGAGAGCCCGCGCTGGCTCGCGCGGCACGGCCGCATCGAGGAAGCCGAGCGCATCGTCGCCGATATCGAACGCCGGGTCGCCGCCGAGAAAGGCGTGGTCTTGCCGGCCCCGCAGCCGGTCTCGCCCGAACAGGCGGGCACCGGTTCGTACAAGGAGATTTTCGGGCCGCGCTACCGGACCCGCACGATCATCCTGTCGATCTTCAACATGGCCCAGGTGATCGGCTTCTACGGCTTCGCCGCCTGGGTGCCGACGCTCCTGATCCATCGCGGCATCCACGTGACGGCGAGCCTCGGGTATGCCTTCGTGATTGCCATTGCCAATCCGTTCGGGCCGCTGCTGGGCGTGTGGTTCGCCGACAAGCTGGAGCGCAAGACGCAGATCTGCGGCGGACTGATTACGATGGCCGTGGTCATCGCGGTGTTCTCCCAGGCGTCCGCGCCGTGGTTGCTGATCGTGCTGGGGGTGCTGTTCACACTGGCCGCGAACATCATGTCCTATGCCTATCACGGCTACCAGGCCGAGCTGTTTCCGACCCGGGTGCGGGCCCGGGCAATCGGCTTTGTCTATTCGTGGAGCCGGATCTCCGCCGCGTTTGCGGGACTGGCGATCGGCATTCTGTTGCATGGCTACGGCGTGCCGGGGGTGGCGGCGTTCATCGGGGTATCGATGCTGGTCGGCATTGGCATGATCCTGCTCGGACCGTCGACACGCGGACTGTCGCTCGAAACCATCAGCCATTGA
- a CDS encoding MOSC domain-containing protein has translation MPAVSSLYVYPIKSCAGIALHEARLLDTGLEYDRNWMVVDPSGLMLTQRSHARLALIGVALGQGELIVTAPGMPELRTPLAVTALERPALIETRVWRDTMSAFDTGPQTEAWFSAFLGVPARLVRFDPAVRRVVDPVWTGDLAAITQFADGFPLLVAGEASLADLNRRLTAKGAPPIPMNRFRPNLVFTGLEAYDEDYVESLTIWVGDETAQLHLVKPCARCPIPTIDQASGAPDPHWPNEPLDTMSTYRGNARLDGALTFGQNAIVSSGFGAVLALGQQIDAELGFGD, from the coding sequence ATGCCAGCTGTCAGCAGTCTTTACGTCTATCCGATCAAATCGTGCGCGGGCATTGCGTTGCACGAAGCGCGGTTGCTCGACACCGGTCTGGAATACGACCGTAACTGGATGGTGGTCGACCCGAGCGGGCTCATGTTGACGCAGCGCAGCCATGCGCGCCTCGCGCTCATCGGCGTCGCGCTGGGCCAGGGCGAACTGATCGTCACGGCGCCCGGCATGCCTGAGCTGCGCACGCCGCTCGCGGTGACGGCGCTCGAGCGGCCCGCGCTGATCGAAACGCGGGTGTGGCGCGACACCATGTCGGCCTTCGACACCGGTCCGCAGACCGAGGCCTGGTTTTCCGCGTTCCTCGGCGTGCCGGCGCGGCTGGTGCGCTTCGACCCGGCGGTGCGGCGCGTGGTCGATCCGGTGTGGACGGGCGATCTCGCGGCGATCACCCAGTTCGCGGACGGGTTCCCCTTGCTGGTGGCCGGCGAGGCCTCGCTGGCCGATCTGAACCGGCGGCTGACCGCCAAAGGCGCGCCGCCGATTCCGATGAACCGTTTCCGGCCCAACCTGGTGTTCACCGGTCTTGAGGCGTACGACGAAGACTATGTGGAAAGTCTCACCATCTGGGTGGGCGACGAAACGGCGCAGTTGCACCTCGTCAAGCCGTGCGCGCGCTGTCCGATTCCCACCATCGACCAGGCAAGCGGCGCGCCCGATCCGCACTGGCCGAACGAACCGCTCGATACGATGAGCACCTACCGTGGCAATGCGCGGCTCGACGGCGCGCTGACCTTCGGCCAGAACGCGATCGTGTCGTCCGGCTTCGGCGCGGTGCTGGCGCTCGGCCAGCAGATCGACGCCGAACTGGGCTTCGGCGACTAG